The Punica granatum isolate Tunisia-2019 chromosome 4, ASM765513v2, whole genome shotgun sequence genome has a window encoding:
- the LOC116202875 gene encoding bifunctional pinoresinol-lariciresinol reductase 2-like encodes MTIKSRVLVVGGTGYLGKRLVRASLAQGHETYILHRPEIGVDIEKVQLLLELKQQGAQLVTGSFEDHRSLVEAVKLVDVVICAISGVHIRSHHILLQLKLVDAIKEAGNVKRFLPSEFGTDPARMENAMEPGRVTFDDKMVVRKAIEEARIPHTYVSANCFAGYFLGGLCQPGHILPSRDSVMLLGDGNQKAIYVDEDDIAMYTIRSIDDPRTLNKTVYIRPPQNILSQGEVVKIWEKLIGKELKKSSISAEDFLALMKGQDYAEQVGLVHYYHVCYEGCLANFEIGEGGVEACELYPDVNYTTVEQYMKRYIYFYL; translated from the exons ATGACGATAAAGAGCAGGGTACTGGTGGTTGGCGGAACCGGGTACCTGGGGAAGAGGCTGGTGAGGGCAAGCTTGGCCCAGGGGCACGAGACCTACATCCTTCACAGGCCTGAGATTGGTGTGGACATTGAGAAAGTTCAGTTGCTGTTGGAGTTAAAGCAACAGGGGGCTCAGCTAGTGACTGGTTCTTTCGAAGACCATAGGAGCCTCGTGGAGGCTGTCAAGCTGGTGGATGTCGTCATCTGTGCGATCTCCGGCGTGCACATTAGGAGCCACCACATCCTACTCCAGCTTAAGCTCGTGGATGCTATTAAGGAAGCTGGTAACGTCAAG AGATTCCTGCCCTCTGAGTTCGGGACGGACCCCGCGAGGATGGAGAATGCGATGGAACCAGGCAGAGTGACGTTCGACGACAAAATGGTCGTCAGGAAAGCAATAGAGGAAGCACGGATTCCTCACACTTACGTGTCTGCGAACTGCTTCGCTGGTTACTTCCTCGGGGGCCTGTGCCAGCCCGGCCACATCCTTCCCTCCAGGGACTCCGTCATGTTACTGGGCGATGGTAACCAGAAAG CAATTTATGTTGATGAGGATGATATAGCAATGTATACGATCAGGAGCATAGATGACCCTCGGACTCTCAACAAGACCGTGTACATTCGTCCACCTCAGAATATCCTCTCACAAGGAGAAGTTGTCAAGATTTGGGAAAAACTAATCGGGAAAGAGCTCAAGAAGTCCTCCATTTCTGCGGAAGACTTTCTTGCTCTCATGAAag GGCAAGATTATGCAGAGCAAGTGGGTCTGGTGCACTACTACCATGTTTGCTATGAGGGTTGCCTGGCAAATTTCGAGATTGGAGAAGGCGGAGTAGAAGCCTGCGAGCTATATCCCGACGTCAACTATACTACGGTGGAGCAATACATGAAGCGCTAcatatatttctatttatGA
- the LOC116202215 gene encoding uncharacterized protein LOC116202215, with amino-acid sequence MPLSKAPPLASALPIASPPPSSSREFVRCTSLWTKGRKSTGVDLILRRPEPSSASKNARSSVELDAPFPSDYDELLEQATTATALALKDNKQLMEIEFPTSGLGSVPGDGEGGIEMTGSMQLIREFCDQLVEPEKITRTRIFFPEANEVKFARKSAFEGASLKLDYLTKPSFFEDFGFVEKVKMTDRVKPEDELFLVAYPYFNVNEMIVVEELYKDAVVNTDRKLIIFNGELDRIRSGYYPSFFYPKLAALTKTLFPKMETVYYIHNFKGMKGGTLFRCYPGPWKVLRRLGNRYVTLHQQETMPSLKEVALNILPSA; translated from the exons ATGCCATTATCCAAAGCCCCTCCATTGGCTTCAGCCCTCCCGATTGCTAGCcctcctccttcctcttcCAGAGAG TTTGTTCGGTGCACAAGTCTTTGGACGAAGGGGAGAAAGTCCACCGGGGTAGATCTTATACTAAGACGACCGGAGCCAAGTTCAGCATCAAAGAATGCGAGGAGCTCCGTCGAACTCGATGCCCCATTCCCAAGTGACTATGACGAGTTACTCGAACAA GCTACAACAGCGACCGCATTGGCTCTAAAGGACAACAAGCAATTGATG GAAATTGAGTTTCCAACATCTGGACTAGGCTCCGTACCAG GTGATGGTGAAGGGGGAATAGAAATGACAGGAAGCATGCAGTTGATCCGTGAATTTTGTGACCAGTTGGTAGAACCAGAGAAGATTACACGAACAAGAATC TTTTTTCCTGAGGCCAACGAAGTCAAGTTTGCGAGAAAATCGGCCTTTGAAGGAGCTTCACTTAAGTTGGATTACCTAACAAAACCATCGTTTTTCGAAGACTTTGGTTTTGTTGAGAAAGTAAAAATGACGGACCGGGTGAAGCCTGAAGATGAGCTGTTCCTTGTTGCCTACCCATACTTTAATGTTAATG AGATGATCGTGGTCGAGGAGCTCTATAAGGATGCTGTTGTGAATACTGACCGGAAGCTTATCATATTCAACGGGGAGCTTGACCGTATAAGGTCGGGGT ACTATCCGTCGTTCTTTTATCCGAAGCTGGCAGCACTCACAAAGACACTCTTCCCGAAGATGGAGACGGTCTACTACATTCACAATTTTAAGGGAATGAAAGGAGGGACTCTCTTCAG ATGCTATCCTGGCCCTTGGAAAGTCCTTAGGAGGCTCGGCAATAGATACGTGACTCTGCATCAGCAGGA